The window ctggCAGCACCGCCATTCTTTGCCCAAcataataatatacagtatttaagttgttcctttctttttcctcctaTCCATCCCTCCGACTGTTGTTGATCCCATTTTCCCGTTTCCCGGATTGTCTGCGGCGTCGTTACGGAGTCAGCGGTCGCTGAGTTAGATTGGGTgactccgggggggggggggggggggggggggagaagcttTTTGACCAGGGGAAGGGGGGCTTGCGTTTCTGAAAGCAGACTCTCTCTTTACCTTCCAGGAACAGGGGACTAACTTCATCAATAATTCAACACACTTCACCTCCACACTCGCCACAGCGGGACATTATGTTAGCTCGCGTGGGCGTGCGCGATGGCGAAAAGATTACGCTTTTGTTTGTGCGAAAACAAGCAGGAGGGGCGACGGGAGGAAAATGTACTGTCGGCATGAAGCAAGTATGGAAATTTACAATTAATGTGCACGGAGCCGCAGCGCGCTCTCTCGGCGCCGGCACCACCTTCCCTTCGACCGATCAATTTAACGCACTGCCAGTCATTTTGGTTTCTGTCGGCGGGTCCCGCCGCTAACCGGCATCGCCGAGCCGGGGCCCGGATTGGGTTTCGGCGAGCCGGGAGTGTGTAACGCGAGCCCGCGGAGAAGAATCCGCAGCCGGTGACCCGGCATGCCGACGGTATGCAAATCCGTCCACAATCAGCCCGGCGCGTGCCTTTCAGTCATCAGCAACTGAACACTTAGCAACCACTTGTAGCGCACTTCTAGTTGCATGTAAAATGACCCTCGCAACTGCAATCTTGTGAGTTTTTGCGCACGCATCAAAGAAACGCGGCCTCGTCTCGGACGAGAATGGACTTTGAAGCTGATGTGAGCAGCTGTAATCCATCAACGTTGCCGCGCGATGCCGTGTCCGCGTGCTGATCAAATAACCCGCTTCGGCTGCCCTGTGACAAGACCAAAGCATAAATACATAATGCAATATCAACACAATTCTGCTGCGGACAATATAGGTTAAAAGCAGCTGTCTGGGTAACCCCGGAAGGAAAAACGCAGTGTTAACAGAGTTAGCTACCAAAAGTCTGCACGGTAATcaattgagtttgtttttttttttttgtactaaaaggatatttatgatttattatattttaaaggACTTGGAAGACAATGCTGCGCTTTGACACCTTGAAACAACACACGCGGACATCCCATTACGGTCAAACTATCTCCGGAGTTCATTCATTCAAGTATTGCAAGTACTGTACTGAAATGAAGTACCCTAagcctaacctaacctaacattagtataacattattcacctcAACGtcgatatgaaaaaataaatatgagcggagagcacgtcatccatgagcaaacttgcggaagtctcattcgacatccaagtggctgcatcttctgtacgtgacatcacactgggacattcgccgttgaaaacacgttgtggcccccactgtgggagacgaacacgccccgtctgacacggaagctcttttcgaagaagagaacatctcacaaacgagtgaagtgaccggggcaatattatcgtttcaagccatatttagatgatatgcggatcacggccaaagcccgatccacctccgcgcggcggtgataaagaCAACACTGACaatgcggccaaaccgcctccccgtctgatccacttccgcggcagggATGAGCCACCGCAGCCCGGCACCGAGacaagccaccccagccgaagccgtgtcgacaaggccggcggccggctcggccttgtcggcaaggccggtggcgatccgcaaggcctgcggaggccgtccttcagcggctgctgcactgaagccttccgatgcgcacatcgacacatttagcacccctatttacggattacgcccccccccacccccgccccaactattgtttttttagtagctgtatacacaccaagCCCTCGTCCTTatcacctgtgcaatccatttttcaagaagaaCCGGATCGATGaaaagcgaatccatcctcccgagtgttcgaacaatatccagcattacaacaagccggcattttggctaacacgaaggaacgacgagctcccttcccggaggtaaaactagtataaacagacgagaccgcttgagtgcgctactgccctgtacgtcacttcctgcttcttgtcgaaaacaaatccctcgagtggattttcatggcaagatttacaaaaagccatatacggtATGTCAAaagcatgttttgtggtgaaaaaaacgtctgggttcataccggctgctggtttttcattcataatcatgaatttcatgacagtggacctttaagtgaAAGACAAACTTACTATTTTGGGAGTTGGGATTGTGTTTCAGACTTTCAGGGAACAGGCAGACTGCCTACCTTGCCTCGTGGAGATGTATTTCCCATTGGCTGCCTTCAGAACCACCTGCGGGTGGCTGGCCTCCAGGTCAAAGAGTTCATCTTTGCCCGGCTTCGAGCAGCGGCCGGACCTCAAGGTCCCGGCGGGGCCCATGGGCGACAGGTACTTCCCCTCGCAGTCTTTGAACGCTAACTTTCCACACTTGAGCTCCAGCGTGTATGTCGTGGTCCTGTCGCTGTGATTCACGAGCTTCCCGTCATTGCCGAGAAAGCGACTGTCGCAGGTCTTCAGGCAGTACTTGCCGTTCTGGTAGACGAGAGTCAGGACTGAGGCCACCCCCCAGGGAATGTTCTTATCCACAGAGATCTCGCCGTCCTCCACCGAGAGGCGGGCGTAGCGCTTGCGGGCCACCGACAGCAGGTTGGCCTGGGGGTGCAGAGCCAGGTGCACTGCCCACAGCTCGGCGTCACCGATGCCCTGAGCGAAGCAGGACAGGTAGTCCCTGGAGCCGCCGAAGAACCGGAGGTGCCGCTCGGATTGAAGAGCCCAGCGACCGTCCGACTGGGCCGCGATGAGGAAGCGGCAGTCTGAGTGCCGCCCGTCGCCCTCGCAGGTCACATTGCCGTCCTTGTCGGAGGCCAGGTAGCGTCTGAGGTGGCTGCGTAGGTACACTACCCGAGTGTCCTGCGAGTCCTGCTCTAGAGTCCAGATCTGCTTCCTTTTCATACTCGGAGCCGATGCGTTGACCTGAGGGATCGAGACAGCATTCAGTTTCAGGGCGGACAAAATTGACTGAAATGGAACGCAGTGTGCAGGATTGACAAACTAGTCTGGCCGTCTGGACTGGTTGTGCTGTGGCAGTCTGGTTCAGAATGTTGGACACCACTGAGCTGAATTGAAACGTGCTGGTTGTatatgatttttcattttatttttattttttagtaccTTGAAGCCAAACATCTCTGCAGTGAGGTAGCGACCTTCGTGGTTGATCAGACCAAATTGAAGTGTCAAGGGTTGATTCCCGTCGGACGGCATCTtcacctattaaaaaaaaataataaaacatggaCAATATGTATATTTTCTACAAAGTTAGATCCACGCGCTTGCCCAAACTGTAATCTTGCCGGCTTGTGGATGTCGCGGCCACCTGTTCTGATGAAGGCCGATCTTCATTTGCATACCCGGAACCAGCGAGCTCGAgtctttttgccacatttcagtcCAACTTTTCGCCCTCGAGCGACACCGCGATTGCTCATTAACGCCGCTTGCCGAGGTTAAAATAATGGCCCCGGTCCCGGGcgcgaaagaaaaataaaagttccATTTCATAAACGAATGCAAGTTGTTCCGGTTAATTGCCGCGCTGACAAGGTAGATTTCCTAGATTTGAGCAAATTACCAATGACTCACGCTGTTGTGGGAGAATTAGCAGTTAATTTAGATTTATCCCTTCCTTTGTAGCACTCTGCTAAATCAAcaggggcagaaaaaaaaaaaaaagaatggcggTGATGTCATGGGGAGTGATGAAACGCAAACATCGCTCAGACAGGAAATCAATTCATTAAGGTACAGCGTATAAAGCACTCCAGAGACTGCCAaattcctgccccccccccccccacacacacacacccacggcTTCCACCATCCAGTTTTCCAGCCGCAGCCTCCTAATTTACTTACTGCGGTTTTGTGGCTTCCTTCGCCGTTTCTGCAACTCTAATTCCTGCTCCCAAGATTTAAGAGGCTTCTTTCTCCGAGTGACCTGCTGTaattcctgccttttttttccctctcctccgactgtgtgtcccccccccccccgttcagTTCGTTTCCTCCCGGACTCGACCGGCCTAATCAGGTTGGACGCGGCGAAGACTTTCAGTCGAGCTCCTCGGCGGAGAGCCTGTCGTCGGATCTCTCGCGCCGCGTCGACTAAATTTTGCTCCCGAGCGCTTATCTCCTCATCATCAgcgtgcccccccaccccaccctcgtCCAACTTCTCCTTTGACGTCTTCACTCCGATGCTTCATTTGCTACGGATCCCGTTTTCCCCAGTTTTCGCCTCTTTTCTGACGTTGACGTTCCTTGAAATCCAGGTTCCTGAAGTTGGACCAGTTTGGAAGAACATCCTCAACCATCCAAGGACTGCTTTGGTCCTTTCCCAGAACATAAGTGctccatcacacacacaaaaaaaaaaaacttgcttttgTCACCTTAAGCGTCCCATCCCCTTTCCCATCTGACATGTTTACGTAATCTTGCTTTCCTCTGCCTCCTCTgctgtttttcctcaattttgcTCCGTGCCTTGCTCCCCGGCACGTGAAGACGGGTAAGTCGAAACACGCACACGTGCTGATAGTAACCAGACCCCCCCTTGTGCCTGCTCCACTCGAGCTCCCCCTAACCCGCCAACATCGTGTTTAGTTACACACCTTCTCCGGTTGCACATTCTCTGGGTCAGCTTTAATAGGACCAAGAGGCAGAATATGGtccatgacccccccccccccacctccatctCAAACCCCgcgcgtgtgtttgtgcaaCAATAATCTCGCCAATCATGCAATTTGTAAGATTTCTTCAGCGAGTAAACAGACGCGTCCTCTCACGAATCCTCCTAAATCCTCAACCCAATCATCTCAACCCGGCTAATctagcgccgccgccgccccatCCGACTATACAATACGTCACCTGACCTGGATGTCAGTTTCCACTCAAATGGAGCAAAATGAAGTAAATAATCTGTTAGATgcgcaaacaaaataaaatgtaatcgCTATCAATCATATCTTCGTCACGCTGCCGTAGGAACTGACGAGTGGGGCAATCGCCGCTGCTCACGTTCGGATCCCGCTGTCGTATTTTAACAATGTGTACTGTACGTTTATCGCTCCCCAAAGCGTCACCTGCGCAAGAAACAATTTGTAGATTGGGAttacaaatattgtttttataaagctaaaaaaatctTTAGTGATCAAAGTTAAAACTatacactatttaaaaaaaaaaaaactatactcTGGACTCTGGaatgtacagtgatgcctcggttctcaaccacgtTCTGttgcagaaaacggttcgagaagtgatttcttcgaaaaccgaatcgatgtttcccattctaatgaatgggaaaagaaataatgcgttccaagctataaaagcttttcttgataataaactgcatagtagaaatacatgtatagttgaaatactttatataatgaaataatttcagaaatatatagatttttttgcttaagaTCTATGCTTTAGTTGTAGAGTACgctcggctgggagtgcattgccgtgtctgtagtgactcggcccccagcatTGTAAActtctttttattaacaaaagtgcagaataactttaaacaagcaactttccttctttggagccacgattgggggttaatacggtaggtAGTCATcggtaagaagaaaaacaacagtcgctACCGGGACTCGTcggtgtacagaggctgcgtcatACAgcataacaaaagtgcgctagtTGCGCCGCGCGTGtaatgtcatttccgggtttttttttcggggggctttcaaattgacaataacaaaacgcgtcgtgggtgggtcaactgcttgcgccacgcgcattatgttattttcagcggcgttcgaataccgatttttgtttgaaaaaaaaactcaaaattttcgttcgaaaactgtgacgttggagaaccgaggctttgcTGTACTACACGAGACACATAAAACAACTTACTTCTGAATACAGATTTCAACATTTTAGAAAAGAAACCAAGACACAGACGCGATTCCCCTTTTGTGTCTACAGGATGTGACGTCGTAGCGCATGCGCGCTGGTGGCGTGCCAAGTGATGAGG of the Syngnathoides biaculeatus isolate LvHL_M chromosome 22, ASM1980259v1, whole genome shotgun sequence genome contains:
- the fscn2b gene encoding fascin-2b, coding for MPSDGNQPLTLQFGLINHEGRYLTAEMFGFKVNASAPSMKRKQIWTLEQDSQDTRVVYLRSHLRRYLASDKDGNVTCEGDGRHSDCRFLIAAQSDGRWALQSERHLRFFGGSRDYLSCFAQGIGDAELWAVHLALHPQANLLSVARKRYARLSVEDGEISVDKNIPWGVASVLTLVYQNGKYCLKTCDSRFLGNDGKLVNHSDRTTTYTLELKCGKLAFKDCEGKYLSPMGPAGTLRSGRCSKPGKDELFDLEASHPQVVLKAANGKYISTRQGGSLAANQEDETDMESFQMEMDKESGKCTFRTVRGNYWALVAHGCIQSTASQVSANTMFAMEWLGHKMAIKANNGKYICTKKNGQLLAISDTIGEHEQLSLKLINRPSLILRGENGFICHHKNSNTLDAGRSVYDVFSLQFSNGAHHIKGVNGRFWYVNSAGLVCSDGEAPEDFAVELPERGRLAIRSASGRYLRGDRGGTLKADGLSLSSSALWEY